Proteins from one Gimesia maris genomic window:
- a CDS encoding MraY family glycosyltransferase, translating into MMFGNLMVPCLIAVGVFLVSLICTCVMLKLAPVLGLVKSPTSRCSHVMPTPRGGGVSFVVSSLIAFLFLYVSGSLSGAAIPVILCGGTLIAALGFWDDLYNVPVRYRLLAQAAIIAASVYALTPLPALEFWGWKLDATLVTWGIVTVALIWWLNLFNFMDGIDGLAGGEATSILVAATLLISFKVDSFATTEQSLMLLLTVSLLGFMAFNWPPAKIFMGDAGSTYLGFTVGILALSSLNSGLLNLWVWLILPGVFWVDATFTLLRRMMRRDCWYQAHQCHAYQRLSRFLEATQVGTWARHRAHRRVSLGTLCINVFWLFPLSVIALYWPAWGMLTVAAAWSPLVLLAVSCGAGKPGNIEPHQQKHSKKIELQEGVSLET; encoded by the coding sequence ATGATGTTCGGCAACTTGATGGTACCATGCCTGATCGCTGTCGGCGTGTTTCTGGTATCTTTAATTTGTACCTGTGTCATGCTCAAACTGGCTCCCGTGCTGGGTCTGGTGAAGTCTCCGACCAGTCGCTGTTCTCATGTGATGCCCACGCCTCGAGGCGGTGGGGTCTCGTTTGTCGTATCGAGTCTGATCGCATTTCTGTTTTTGTATGTGTCAGGCTCCCTTTCTGGGGCTGCCATTCCAGTCATACTCTGTGGCGGTACTCTGATTGCTGCTCTGGGATTTTGGGATGATCTCTATAATGTCCCTGTCAGGTATCGACTGCTTGCCCAGGCTGCGATTATCGCTGCCTCTGTATATGCACTGACTCCCTTACCTGCTTTGGAATTCTGGGGATGGAAGCTGGATGCTACTCTGGTCACCTGGGGAATCGTCACCGTCGCCCTGATCTGGTGGTTGAACCTGTTTAATTTCATGGACGGCATCGATGGACTTGCCGGGGGAGAGGCCACCAGTATTCTGGTCGCTGCAACGCTGCTGATTTCCTTCAAGGTGGACTCCTTTGCAACAACCGAACAGTCACTCATGCTACTGCTGACCGTTTCCCTGCTGGGGTTTATGGCATTCAACTGGCCTCCCGCGAAAATTTTCATGGGTGATGCCGGCAGTACTTATCTGGGGTTCACGGTGGGAATACTCGCTTTGAGTTCTCTCAACTCCGGTTTATTGAATCTCTGGGTCTGGCTGATTCTACCCGGTGTCTTCTGGGTCGATGCCACGTTTACACTGCTCAGACGGATGATGCGACGCGACTGCTGGTACCAGGCGCATCAGTGCCACGCCTATCAAAGACTCTCACGATTTCTGGAGGCAACGCAAGTCGGAACCTGGGCAAGGCACCGTGCACATCGCAGGGTGAGCCTGGGAACGCTCTGCATCAATGTCTTCTGGTTGTTTCCGCTGTCAGTGATTGCTTTATACTGGCCTGCCTGGGGAATGCTGACAGTCGCTGCCGCCTGGTCACCTCTCGTTCTGCTGGCGGTCAGTTGCGGGGCAGGGAAACCGGGAAATATCGAACCGCATCAGCAGAAACATTCTAAAAAAATCGAATTGCAGGAAGGTGTCTCGCTCGAAACTTAA
- a CDS encoding NAD-dependent epimerase/dehydratase family protein, whose product MSNPTRVIGVIGARSPVGQCLFSNEIPHATDRVEQFVAFTRGDLPEEQNTGTTVEWRSLIDSSRQPAQAEPITDWISLAPIWALSEHFKLLSEYGARRIVVLSSTSRFTKTESIDAGEQQMAQQLIEGELELQTWAEASQISWIILRPTLIYGFGRDKNIASVARFIRRWNCFPLLGNAQGKRQPIHAADVAVASLQALRTETVANQAYNISGAETLTYREMIVRVFHALKRKPRFVRIPLTLFRVGTAIVRILPRFRNLTAGMAERMNADLVFDHSEAVHDFGFQPRPFELNSDDVAGP is encoded by the coding sequence ATGTCAAACCCGACCCGTGTGATTGGAGTCATCGGAGCCCGGAGTCCGGTCGGACAGTGTCTGTTCTCAAATGAAATCCCCCACGCAACTGACCGCGTAGAACAGTTTGTGGCTTTCACCAGAGGAGATCTTCCAGAAGAACAGAATACTGGCACAACGGTTGAATGGCGAAGTTTAATCGATTCTTCCCGACAGCCTGCTCAAGCGGAGCCGATCACAGACTGGATCAGCCTGGCACCGATCTGGGCACTTTCTGAACATTTTAAGCTGCTCTCTGAATACGGCGCCCGCCGGATCGTCGTCTTAAGCTCTACGAGCCGCTTTACCAAAACAGAATCGATTGACGCCGGCGAGCAACAGATGGCCCAACAGTTGATAGAGGGGGAATTGGAACTGCAAACCTGGGCGGAAGCCAGTCAGATTTCCTGGATCATCCTGCGACCGACTTTGATCTATGGCTTTGGTCGCGATAAAAACATTGCTTCTGTCGCCCGATTCATCAGGCGCTGGAACTGTTTTCCCCTGTTAGGAAACGCACAAGGTAAGCGACAGCCGATTCATGCGGCTGATGTCGCAGTCGCCAGCCTGCAGGCATTACGAACAGAGACGGTCGCGAACCAGGCCTATAACATTTCCGGTGCGGAAACCTTGACTTACCGCGAAATGATCGTGCGTGTCTTTCACGCTCTGAAGCGAAAACCACGCTTTGTGCGGATCCCGTTGACACTGTTTCGTGTGGGTACCGCCATCGTTCGCATTTTGCCCCGTTTCAGGAATCTGACTGCGGGGATGGCCGAACGCATGAATGCGGATCTGGTCTTTGATCATTCTGAGGCAGTGCATGACTTCGGATTTCAGCCACGCCCGTTTGAACTGAACAGTGATGATGTCGCAGGCCCCTAG
- the gmhB gene encoding D-glycero-beta-D-manno-heptose 1,7-bisphosphate 7-phosphatase encodes MQIPSSRKKSLFLDRDGVINVEKDYLHRIQDFEFIDGIFELCQAASEAGYALIIVTNQSGIARGYYTERQFQHLMTWVLAEFARRGLTITDYFYCPHHPTKGTGHYRVDCDCRKPGPQMLLDAAQKYDLDLSQSILVGDKRTDLQAGHAAGIGTKVLVGTGHAVSPEDQQAADMYAETLTALKTLLFPESPGSH; translated from the coding sequence ATGCAGATACCGTCATCACGTAAAAAGTCGCTGTTTCTCGACCGTGATGGAGTGATCAACGTCGAAAAAGACTATCTGCACCGCATCCAGGACTTCGAATTCATCGACGGCATTTTTGAATTATGCCAGGCAGCCTCAGAAGCAGGTTACGCGCTGATCATCGTCACGAATCAGTCAGGCATCGCCCGCGGTTACTACACAGAACGACAATTCCAGCACCTGATGACCTGGGTACTGGCCGAGTTTGCCCGACGCGGCTTGACGATTACCGATTATTTCTACTGCCCGCATCATCCCACTAAAGGGACAGGGCATTACCGGGTCGATTGTGACTGTCGAAAACCGGGCCCGCAAATGCTGCTGGATGCGGCACAGAAGTATGATCTGGACCTGTCACAGTCAATCCTCGTGGGAGATAAACGGACCGATCTCCAGGCAGGACACGCAGCCGGCATCGGCACGAAAGTGCTGGTGGGAACCGGACATGCTGTGAGCCCTGAAGATCAACAGGCGGCCGACATGTATGCGGAGACGCTCACCGCGTTGAAAACACTTTTATTTCCAGAATCACCTGGCAGTCACTGA
- a CDS encoding D-sedoheptulose-7-phosphate isomerase encodes MHQARKIICRNLERSIAAKKQLLENVEIQQEFSKAVDLILQSYQQGGRLYLAGNGGSAADAQHLAAEFVCRLGKDRASLPAEALTTDSSIITAIGNDYGYDVVFSRQLEGKLTANDVFLGITTSGNSPNIVKAVEACREKNVPSIIFTGNEGGTVRRLCDVCVIAPGQLTSQIQEVHLVLEHTLCECVEAALFNFDLDCGSSDLNQTSRPRLAA; translated from the coding sequence ATGCATCAAGCCAGAAAAATCATCTGCCGCAATTTGGAACGATCGATTGCTGCCAAAAAACAACTGCTGGAAAATGTCGAAATACAGCAGGAGTTTTCGAAAGCCGTAGATCTCATCCTGCAGAGCTATCAGCAGGGTGGCCGATTGTATCTCGCGGGAAACGGAGGTTCTGCAGCCGATGCTCAGCATCTGGCAGCAGAATTTGTCTGTCGACTGGGCAAGGATCGCGCTTCTCTGCCGGCAGAAGCATTGACGACCGACAGTTCGATCATCACTGCCATCGGAAATGACTATGGTTACGATGTGGTGTTCTCCCGGCAACTGGAGGGCAAGCTGACAGCCAATGATGTTTTCCTGGGAATTACAACTTCTGGCAATTCACCCAACATCGTAAAAGCAGTAGAGGCCTGCCGGGAAAAAAATGTTCCCAGCATTATCTTTACCGGGAACGAGGGGGGAACAGTCCGCCGGTTATGTGATGTGTGTGTGATTGCTCCCGGTCAGTTGACCAGCCAGATTCAGGAAGTACATCTCGTGCTGGAGCATACGCTCTGCGAATGTGTGGAAGCAGCCCTGTTCAATTTTGATCTGGATTGCGGCTCATCCGATCTGAATCAGACCAGTCGCCCCAGGCTGGCAGCCTGA
- a CDS encoding SMP-30/gluconolactonase/LRE family protein produces MKTIRFTCMILATCVLSLCQTELSAQDSTNYPTLGEVVRIDPGLDALIDKDARIEVLSSGFDWSEGPVWMGSAKDGFLLFSDIPRNSVMKWKEGEGASLFMKPSGYTGVTPYGNEPGCNGLFLDPEGRLVSCEHGDRRVSVLTKKGGKRTLVDNYMGKRLNSPNDGVFKSNGDLYFTDPPYGLPNRYDDPRRELDFCGVYRLAKDGTLTLLTKEMTRPNGIAFSPDEKTLYVAQSDPEAALWKAFPVNQDGTLGASKVFYDVTDKVSKLPGLPDGLKTDVNGNLFATGPGGCYIFTPEGKLLGRISTGERTANCAWGNDGTVLYLTADTYLVRIPTKTKGRVGPAK; encoded by the coding sequence ATGAAAACTATTAGATTCACCTGCATGATTCTAGCAACCTGCGTTTTGAGCCTTTGTCAGACAGAGCTATCTGCTCAGGATTCCACCAACTACCCCACGCTGGGAGAAGTCGTCCGTATCGATCCCGGGCTGGATGCTCTGATAGACAAGGATGCCCGGATTGAGGTTCTCTCGTCCGGCTTCGACTGGTCGGAAGGTCCGGTCTGGATGGGAAGTGCGAAAGACGGATTTCTGTTGTTTTCTGACATTCCCCGCAACTCTGTCATGAAATGGAAAGAAGGGGAAGGAGCCTCACTGTTCATGAAACCGTCAGGCTATACAGGAGTGACTCCCTATGGAAATGAACCGGGCTGCAACGGTCTGTTTCTCGATCCCGAAGGACGTCTGGTTTCCTGTGAGCACGGCGATCGCCGCGTCTCTGTTTTGACCAAAAAAGGCGGCAAACGAACGCTGGTCGACAACTACATGGGCAAACGGTTGAACAGTCCCAACGATGGGGTGTTCAAATCCAACGGGGATCTGTACTTCACTGATCCCCCTTACGGGCTGCCCAACCGCTACGACGACCCGCGCCGCGAACTGGATTTTTGTGGCGTCTATCGTCTGGCGAAGGATGGCACACTGACTTTGCTGACCAAAGAAATGACACGTCCGAACGGGATTGCGTTTTCACCTGATGAAAAAACATTGTACGTTGCCCAGTCTGATCCCGAGGCGGCACTCTGGAAAGCGTTCCCCGTCAACCAGGATGGCACACTGGGAGCCAGCAAAGTTTTTTATGATGTCACAGACAAGGTCAGCAAACTGCCAGGGCTGCCTGATGGGCTCAAAACAGACGTTAATGGAAACCTGTTTGCCACCGGACCGGGAGGCTGTTACATCTTCACTCCTGAAGGCAAACTGCTGGGACGCATCAGCACGGGCGAACGGACAGCCAACTGTGCCTGGGGGAACGACGGTACGGTTCTGTATCTGACCGCAGACACCTACCTGGTTCGGATTCCCACAAAAACCAAAGGACGCGTTGGTCCTGCGAAATAA